One genomic segment of Streptomyces liangshanensis includes these proteins:
- a CDS encoding alpha/beta hydrolase family esterase, whose product MSRCARLLMNTAAVVLLSVAALSPTSSANAAASAAGCAGPNSQIPPGKTTSRTLTVGGIQRTYRVHVPATYTGINPRSLVLSFHGHGRTAAFQESLTQLSAVNALVVYPQGVTGTDGESAWQGAPYSAPGVDDIAFTKALITRLQSDLCVDPRKVFASGKSNGGGFAALVGCRLADRVAAVATVAAAFYPQGGTCKPQRPVAVLSFHGQADDTIPYNGDTSKGLPSLPSWLAAWAQRDSCAATPRTSRIKPNVVHQVWSSCAGGSTVEHYRIEDGGHVWPATTPNGDTATPTTIDATPLVWDFFLAHPMPAT is encoded by the coding sequence ATGTCCCGCTGTGCCCGGCTGCTCATGAACACCGCAGCCGTCGTCCTCCTGAGTGTGGCCGCCCTCTCCCCCACCTCCTCGGCCAACGCGGCCGCTTCGGCGGCCGGTTGCGCCGGCCCCAACTCCCAGATACCGCCTGGGAAGACCACCAGCCGGACCCTCACCGTCGGAGGCATCCAGCGGACCTACCGGGTCCACGTTCCCGCGACGTACACCGGGATCAATCCCCGTTCGCTCGTCCTCTCCTTCCACGGTCACGGTCGCACCGCCGCCTTCCAGGAGAGCCTGACGCAGCTGTCCGCGGTCAACGCCCTCGTCGTCTATCCGCAGGGTGTCACCGGCACCGACGGCGAGAGCGCCTGGCAGGGCGCTCCCTACTCCGCCCCGGGTGTGGACGACATCGCGTTCACCAAGGCGCTGATCACGCGGTTGCAGAGCGACCTGTGCGTCGACCCCCGCAAGGTCTTCGCCTCGGGGAAGTCCAACGGCGGGGGGTTCGCGGCCCTCGTCGGCTGCCGTCTCGCCGACCGGGTGGCCGCGGTGGCCACGGTCGCGGCCGCCTTCTATCCGCAGGGCGGCACGTGCAAGCCGCAGCGCCCCGTCGCGGTGCTGTCCTTCCACGGACAGGCCGACGACACCATCCCGTACAACGGGGACACCTCGAAGGGCCTGCCCTCCCTCCCCTCGTGGCTGGCGGCCTGGGCGCAACGCGACAGCTGTGCGGCGACTCCGCGGACTTCCCGGATCAAGCCGAACGTCGTCCACCAGGTGTGGTCGTCGTGCGCCGGCGGCAGCACGGTGGAGCACTACCGCATCGAGGACGGCGGACACGTGTGGCCGGCGACAACTCCGAACGGCGACACGGCCACCCCGACCACCATCGACGCGACGCCTCTCGTCTGGGACTTCTTCCTCGCCCATCCGATGCCGGCCACGTAG
- a CDS encoding VOC family protein: protein MSRPRLRHVALVVQDAAAAAAFYRETLQMEEFHQDPDGSRFMTDGYINLALIQHRLDGDVPTGFNHFGFEVPDVDSVADRMTQRGVARPVLRGGDRPFAEYRAIDPEGNWFDLSSHGFLPPGTAP, encoded by the coding sequence ATGAGCCGGCCCCGCCTCAGGCATGTGGCCCTGGTCGTCCAGGACGCCGCTGCCGCCGCCGCCTTCTATCGCGAGACACTCCAGATGGAGGAGTTCCACCAGGACCCGGACGGCAGTCGGTTCATGACCGACGGCTACATCAACCTGGCGCTCATCCAGCACCGCCTCGACGGCGATGTGCCGACCGGGTTCAACCACTTCGGGTTCGAGGTGCCGGACGTCGACTCGGTCGCGGACCGGATGACGCAACGCGGCGTCGCCCGGCCCGTGTTGCGCGGCGGCGACCGTCCCTTTGCCGAGTATCGGGCGATCGACCCGGAAGGAAACTGGTTCGACCTGTCCTCACACGGGTTCCTGCCCCCGGGCACGGCCCCGTGA
- a CDS encoding serine hydrolase domain-containing protein — translation MTDVKGLCRPRFSAVREAFGALLAKDDVGASVAVHLGGEPVVDLWGGYADADRSVPWDRDTLTAVNSTTKNMTALCALILADRGRLDLSAPIAAYWPEFAAAGKENVLVRHALSHTAGLPDLAGPIAVEELYDWEGVTAGLAAQATEWEPGTAAGYHALTFGFLVGEIVRRVTGRGIGEFFAEEVAQPLRADFHFGLSEEHDHRVAPLIPPPSLTDAYASSAPPAADGTRRESTSPAVRVRDANSLAWRRARLPAVNGFGNARSVALVHSVLANHGSAGGVRLLSPRGCEPAWQEEFRGNDRVLRTPMAWTAGFGKFGNSFGWGGWGGSLVVSDPDSHLTVAYVMNQMVDRGREEDNRGMEILLAAYDGLR, via the coding sequence ATGACTGATGTTAAAGGGCTGTGCCGGCCGCGGTTCTCCGCGGTCCGCGAGGCGTTCGGAGCGTTGCTCGCCAAGGACGACGTGGGCGCCTCGGTCGCTGTCCACCTCGGCGGCGAGCCGGTGGTGGACCTCTGGGGCGGGTACGCCGACGCGGACCGTTCCGTCCCCTGGGACCGCGACACCCTCACCGCCGTGAACTCGACGACCAAGAACATGACCGCCCTCTGCGCGCTGATCCTTGCCGACCGGGGCCGCCTCGACCTGTCCGCGCCGATCGCCGCGTACTGGCCCGAGTTCGCCGCCGCCGGCAAGGAGAACGTACTGGTACGGCACGCGCTGTCGCACACCGCGGGACTGCCGGACCTGGCCGGGCCGATCGCGGTGGAGGAGCTCTACGACTGGGAGGGCGTGACGGCGGGGCTGGCCGCGCAGGCCACCGAATGGGAGCCGGGGACCGCCGCCGGCTACCACGCGCTCACCTTCGGGTTCCTGGTCGGTGAGATCGTCCGCCGCGTCACCGGCCGTGGCATCGGCGAGTTCTTCGCCGAGGAAGTGGCCCAACCGCTGCGGGCGGACTTCCACTTCGGGCTCTCCGAGGAGCACGACCACCGCGTCGCACCGCTCATCCCGCCGCCGTCGCTGACCGACGCGTACGCCTCCAGCGCACCGCCGGCAGCGGACGGCACCCGCCGCGAGTCGACGAGTCCCGCGGTGCGGGTCAGGGACGCCAACTCCCTGGCGTGGCGCCGTGCGCGGCTTCCCGCGGTGAACGGCTTCGGCAACGCCAGGTCCGTCGCCCTCGTCCACTCGGTCCTGGCGAACCACGGGTCGGCCGGCGGAGTACGACTGCTGTCCCCCCGGGGCTGTGAGCCCGCGTGGCAGGAGGAGTTCCGCGGTAACGACCGCGTACTACGGACGCCGATGGCCTGGACCGCGGGCTTCGGCAAGTTCGGCAACAGCTTCGGCTGGGGCGGCTGGGGCGGCTCGCTGGTCGTGAGCGACCCCGACTCGCACCTGACGGTGGCGTACGTCATGAACCAGATGGTGGACCGCGGCCGGGAGGAGGACAACCGGGGCATGGAAATCCTCCTGGCCGCGTACGACGGACTGCGGTGA
- a CDS encoding LacI family DNA-binding transcriptional regulator, which produces MADVARHAGVAPMTVSRALQDDPLGGNPQ; this is translated from the coding sequence ATGGCCGACGTGGCCAGGCACGCCGGGGTGGCACCGATGACTGTCTCCCGGGCGCTCCAGGACGATCCGCTTGGAGGTAATCCTCAATGA
- a CDS encoding SgcJ/EcaC family oxidoreductase, with protein sequence MTDDDADAVRALWRLMADGWRHGDAEAFGSVFTEDVAFVSVRGEELRGRAAVVARHAWLFAGAFRSTRLIPDIRLVRPVGGGLTLVHVVTAIEPDGPSTHAQALVAAEESGHRIAAFHNMTVTAPQGEQT encoded by the coding sequence ATGACTGACGACGACGCGGACGCCGTACGGGCTCTGTGGCGGTTGATGGCCGACGGGTGGCGGCACGGTGACGCCGAGGCGTTCGGCTCGGTCTTCACCGAGGATGTGGCCTTCGTGTCCGTGCGCGGCGAGGAATTGCGCGGGCGCGCCGCGGTGGTGGCCAGGCACGCCTGGCTCTTCGCCGGCGCCTTCCGGAGCACCCGGCTGATCCCCGACATCCGGCTGGTCCGTCCGGTCGGCGGCGGACTGACGCTGGTCCACGTGGTGACGGCGATCGAGCCGGACGGGCCCTCCACGCACGCGCAGGCACTGGTGGCCGCCGAGGAGTCCGGCCACCGGATCGCCGCCTTCCACAACATGACCGTCACCGCACCTCAGGGAGAGCAGACATGA
- a CDS encoding AraC family transcriptional regulator, producing MLERLNQALDHLEACLGREVDIAEVARVAAVSEYHFRRLFSALAGMPVPVYVRRRRMTLAGAEVLAGEPTLLDIAVRYGYGSGEAFARAFRSVHGVGPGEARRTGAVLTAQPRMSFRVVVEGATAMRYRIVEKDPFRVVGSKARVPLVHDGVNAVAAAHVESLDERAVTRMKELADRQAAGQEPAGILSAAVYLTDSREEGAGADHWIGVVTAPGTVAEELDVLDVPAGAWAVFDNHGPYPNALQELWRDVFTQWFPSNPYMSRQGPELLRTRPVETGTATGSQLWIPVERNGRNAKA from the coding sequence GTGCTGGAGCGGCTGAATCAGGCGCTGGACCACCTGGAGGCCTGCCTCGGCCGGGAGGTCGACATCGCCGAGGTGGCCCGCGTCGCCGCGGTGTCGGAGTACCACTTCCGCCGGCTGTTCTCGGCGCTCGCCGGAATGCCGGTCCCGGTCTACGTGCGCCGCCGGCGGATGACGCTCGCCGGGGCCGAGGTCCTGGCCGGTGAACCGACCCTGCTCGACATCGCGGTCCGGTACGGGTACGGCTCGGGCGAGGCGTTCGCCCGGGCGTTCCGGTCGGTGCACGGCGTCGGGCCGGGCGAGGCCCGACGCACCGGTGCGGTGCTCACCGCTCAGCCGCGCATGTCCTTCCGCGTCGTCGTGGAAGGCGCTACGGCCATGCGGTACCGGATCGTGGAGAAGGACCCGTTCCGGGTCGTCGGCAGCAAGGCCCGGGTCCCTCTCGTGCACGACGGGGTCAACGCGGTCGCCGCGGCGCACGTGGAGAGTCTGGACGAGCGGGCGGTCACACGCATGAAGGAGCTGGCCGACCGGCAGGCGGCCGGCCAGGAGCCGGCGGGGATCCTGTCGGCGGCCGTGTACCTGACCGACAGCCGGGAGGAGGGTGCCGGGGCGGACCACTGGATCGGAGTGGTGACCGCCCCCGGGACGGTCGCCGAGGAGCTCGATGTGCTCGACGTACCGGCCGGCGCCTGGGCGGTGTTCGACAACCACGGGCCCTACCCGAACGCTCTCCAGGAGCTGTGGCGGGACGTGTTCACGCAGTGGTTCCCCTCGAACCCGTACATGAGCCGGCAAGGTCCCGAACTCCTGCGGACGCGGCCGGTGGAGACCGGCACCGCGACCGGTTCCCAGCTGTGGATCCCGGTCGAGCGGAACGGTCGCAACGCCAAGGCGTGA
- a CDS encoding class I SAM-dependent methyltransferase translates to MMATPTGELDQDQVREFLERVAGDGAAAFAALATSIGARLGLYEAMAGAGALTSGQLAERTGLAERYVREWLAVQVAGEYVRRDPAADTYVLPDEHAAVLADPSAPTYFVGAFRMLKPLYAVEDDLMRAYRTGEGVGWDEHGPELYEGTADFFRPGYVGMLTQEWLPALDGVVAKLERGARVADVGCGFGVSTLLMAQAFPNSRFHGFDYHAHSIGAARREAEKQGLRDRVMFDVAPAAEFPGSGYDLVAFFDCLHDLGDPGAAFRRSRETLAEDGTVLAVEPNASAEPSELVGPIGRAFAATSATLCLPGAVAQHGPQALGNHPGEAALREIAAEAGLRSWRLATESMTNRVYEIRP, encoded by the coding sequence ATGATGGCGACTCCCACGGGTGAGCTGGATCAGGACCAGGTGAGGGAGTTCCTGGAGCGGGTGGCGGGGGACGGTGCGGCCGCGTTCGCGGCGTTGGCCACGTCGATCGGGGCGCGGCTCGGCCTGTACGAGGCCATGGCCGGCGCTGGGGCTCTCACCTCGGGGCAGTTGGCCGAACGGACCGGGCTCGCCGAGCGTTACGTGAGGGAGTGGCTGGCCGTCCAGGTGGCCGGCGAGTACGTGCGACGCGACCCCGCCGCCGACACCTACGTCCTGCCGGACGAGCATGCGGCGGTGCTGGCCGATCCGTCGGCGCCGACCTACTTCGTCGGCGCGTTCAGGATGCTCAAGCCCCTGTACGCGGTCGAGGACGACTTGATGCGGGCTTACCGTACCGGCGAGGGCGTGGGCTGGGACGAACACGGTCCCGAACTGTACGAGGGCACGGCGGACTTCTTCCGCCCCGGCTACGTGGGCATGCTGACCCAGGAGTGGCTTCCGGCCCTGGACGGTGTTGTGGCCAAGCTGGAGCGGGGCGCACGGGTCGCGGACGTCGGCTGCGGATTCGGCGTCTCGACCCTGCTCATGGCCCAGGCCTTCCCGAACAGCCGGTTCCACGGGTTCGACTACCACGCACACTCGATCGGAGCCGCCCGGCGCGAGGCCGAGAAGCAAGGGCTGCGTGACCGGGTCATGTTCGACGTCGCTCCGGCCGCCGAGTTCCCCGGCTCCGGGTACGACCTCGTCGCGTTCTTCGACTGCCTCCACGACCTCGGGGATCCCGGGGCCGCGTTCCGCCGCTCCCGTGAAACCCTGGCCGAGGACGGCACCGTACTCGCGGTCGAACCCAACGCCTCCGCCGAGCCGTCCGAGTTGGTCGGCCCGATCGGCCGCGCCTTCGCGGCCACGTCCGCGACGCTCTGCCTCCCGGGCGCGGTTGCCCAGCACGGCCCGCAGGCCCTCGGCAACCACCCCGGAGAGGCGGCGCTGCGGGAGATCGCGGCGGAGGCGGGTCTGCGCTCCTGGCGGCTCGCCACGGAGTCGATGACAAACCGCGTGTACGAGATCCGCCCCTGA
- a CDS encoding LysR family transcriptional regulator, whose protein sequence is MRLDIRHLDVVLAIAEAGSVRRAAARLHLTQPAVTAQLKRIEKHVGGELFVRLRDGVVLTLAGTVFVREATRIRTDLEELPHVARRALHADAATPVRVGGVPAQHFNLLIRALGVLLPERATTSRTVRRTDTVTALLASGELDVAVLRRFPGTPVTLPPGVAHRVLLTEPIFVGVSLDHHLSGAGRIALNDLADDVWVMPHPDDSGMNDHVADACRRAGFEQRIAHVTDEAHVAFELTAAGDAVCVLYPLGKARESLATLTLAGDPLVRDLVLAWRTDSPVAPAVDALCAHMAEGYLTLVEADDVYAQWWQRGGAELAVPQSISEEFRAGPRNQSRGAVGS, encoded by the coding sequence ATGCGCCTGGACATACGGCATTTGGATGTGGTTCTCGCCATCGCCGAGGCGGGCAGCGTGCGGCGCGCCGCCGCCCGTCTGCACCTCACCCAACCCGCGGTCACCGCGCAACTCAAAAGGATAGAAAAGCACGTGGGCGGCGAACTCTTCGTCCGCCTCCGGGACGGCGTGGTGCTCACCCTCGCGGGCACCGTCTTCGTCCGCGAGGCCACTCGCATCCGCACGGACCTGGAGGAGTTGCCCCACGTCGCCCGCCGCGCCCTCCACGCCGACGCGGCGACGCCGGTGCGCGTCGGCGGGGTGCCCGCGCAGCACTTCAACCTGCTGATCAGAGCACTCGGTGTCCTGCTGCCCGAACGAGCCACGACCAGCCGTACGGTACGGCGCACCGACACCGTCACCGCACTGCTCGCCTCCGGCGAACTCGACGTGGCGGTGCTGCGCCGGTTCCCCGGCACACCGGTGACCTTGCCGCCCGGAGTCGCGCACCGGGTCCTGCTCACCGAACCGATCTTCGTCGGCGTGTCCCTGGACCATCATCTGTCCGGCGCGGGGCGGATCGCCCTGAACGACCTGGCCGACGACGTCTGGGTCATGCCGCACCCGGACGACAGCGGCATGAACGACCACGTGGCCGACGCCTGCCGGCGTGCGGGGTTCGAGCAGCGCATCGCGCACGTCACCGACGAGGCGCACGTCGCGTTCGAGCTGACCGCGGCCGGTGACGCGGTCTGCGTGCTCTACCCGTTGGGCAAGGCGCGCGAGTCACTGGCCACCCTCACCCTGGCCGGCGACCCGCTCGTCCGCGACCTCGTCCTGGCCTGGCGCACCGACTCGCCGGTCGCTCCCGCGGTGGACGCGCTGTGCGCGCACATGGCTGAGGGATACCTCACCCTTGTTGAGGCCGACGACGTGTACGCACAATGGTGGCAGCGAGGCGGAGCCGAATTAGCTGTGCCCCAGAGTATTTCGGAGGAATTCCGTGCCGGTCCGAGGAATCAATCACGCGGTGCTGTGGGTTCGTGA